One segment of Anatilimnocola aggregata DNA contains the following:
- a CDS encoding DUF1592 domain-containing protein, whose translation MKHLLTIAAFMPLWWASALAAAEPLPKNVSGFLHKHCSECHAGDAAEGGFRIASLLDPAKQNAGAIEARAYEAIYRQLSKGKMPPKEAAQPSADERRHVLAELKTLLDKVIDDRGTRFAGSFARRLNREELQNDLLDTLGVDRTLYNLPPFVELLPDEGRIDGFDTVGAGLGQSALLLEQYQQFVDRHLALITDDYSPQRWRIKFGRRYADKEQSFYEGLGERVFLHESLQADHSVAAFDLTWQLASRAGPPRRTPAEVAAAVRSFFPKVLEKDKRDRLELDRRGGLPLINEDSVTIADRLGRVMGDNAPLMVGATGRYKVRMRCRLRFADGVEPELVRAWYFNRSHFFVGRYDARDLDDDRSYEWDEDAPRLCFEGPNRSRVLKPGEWTILEFDDFRSAGEAVSAAAKAGFTFDFRFESAAKPKTRQPPLELPARNGKPAVVPPREEVEAHYPYFVDVDYLEVEGPYSLVDQPSALIPTRPADGSDARATAQACLAKLLPRLYRGPIAPGDLDLLLGVFDRNFTRTNDFRGSLRSAICAAFLSPKHLFASNAATARKPGTPLSPHDLATRLSLFLWSSTPDSELIAAADRGELRDTVVLERQVNRLLDHTYASELSANFTSQWLHLYNIGLNAPDQDLYNYDESLQRAMVHEPLRFFHEVLRTDGSIRLFLDSDWVMVNGRLAEFYKAKFTGKETRKPFSSWRKMPVAGQYVPNFGVRGGLLGQASILKLTSGSIRTSIVSRGMFILENILDDPPPPPPENVGEIANAVADLDQKSIREQLEIHRRRATCNVCHEKIDPLGFALENYGAIGQWRTTETDGMKPLLVEEVVTSPDGKVEVKTKKFDRKGHPVDTKGVVMGVPVDGPRELRALLLTKDDVFARCLVSKLMVYGLGRSLRHQDQAVIDQIVAKAAKNDYRLREIIELIVLSDSFRNY comes from the coding sequence ATGAAACATCTCCTGACGATCGCAGCGTTCATGCCTCTGTGGTGGGCCAGCGCGCTTGCGGCGGCGGAGCCGTTGCCGAAGAACGTGTCCGGGTTTCTCCACAAACACTGCAGTGAGTGTCACGCCGGTGATGCTGCGGAGGGGGGCTTTCGCATCGCATCGCTCTTGGACCCAGCGAAGCAGAACGCTGGTGCGATTGAAGCCCGCGCGTACGAGGCAATCTATCGTCAGCTCTCCAAGGGCAAGATGCCGCCCAAGGAGGCAGCCCAGCCGTCGGCGGACGAACGCCGCCACGTTCTCGCGGAACTCAAGACTTTGCTCGACAAGGTGATCGACGATCGAGGAACCCGGTTCGCTGGGAGCTTTGCCCGGCGATTGAATCGCGAAGAACTCCAAAACGATCTGTTGGACACGCTGGGCGTTGATCGCACTCTCTATAACCTGCCTCCCTTTGTCGAATTGCTGCCGGACGAAGGACGAATCGATGGCTTCGACACCGTCGGCGCCGGGCTCGGTCAGTCGGCGCTGTTGCTCGAGCAATACCAGCAATTCGTCGACCGCCATCTCGCGCTGATCACGGACGACTATTCGCCGCAGCGTTGGCGAATCAAGTTCGGCCGCCGCTATGCCGACAAGGAGCAGTCATTCTACGAGGGGCTTGGCGAACGTGTCTTCCTCCATGAATCGCTGCAAGCAGATCATTCTGTGGCGGCTTTCGACCTGACGTGGCAGCTCGCAAGCCGCGCGGGACCGCCGCGGCGAACACCGGCAGAGGTCGCGGCAGCCGTGCGTTCGTTCTTTCCCAAGGTCTTGGAAAAGGACAAGCGCGATCGGCTGGAGCTGGACCGACGTGGAGGGCTGCCGCTCATCAACGAGGACAGCGTGACGATCGCGGATCGCCTCGGCAGGGTGATGGGAGACAATGCGCCGCTCATGGTCGGTGCCACGGGGCGATACAAGGTGCGGATGCGTTGCCGGTTGCGATTCGCCGACGGGGTGGAGCCGGAACTCGTGCGTGCCTGGTATTTCAACCGCAGTCATTTTTTCGTCGGTCGTTATGACGCGCGGGATCTCGATGACGACCGATCGTACGAATGGGATGAAGATGCTCCGCGGCTTTGTTTCGAGGGGCCCAATCGGTCCAGGGTGCTGAAGCCCGGCGAATGGACGATTCTCGAGTTCGACGACTTTCGTTCGGCTGGGGAGGCCGTCTCTGCCGCGGCGAAAGCCGGTTTCACGTTCGATTTCCGTTTCGAGAGTGCGGCCAAACCCAAGACGCGACAGCCCCCGCTGGAGCTGCCGGCGAGGAACGGCAAGCCGGCGGTCGTGCCGCCACGCGAGGAAGTCGAGGCCCACTACCCGTACTTTGTGGACGTGGACTACTTGGAAGTCGAAGGCCCTTATTCGCTGGTCGATCAGCCGTCGGCCTTGATTCCGACTCGTCCCGCCGATGGATCGGATGCCCGTGCGACGGCCCAGGCTTGCCTGGCCAAGCTCCTTCCCCGCCTGTATCGTGGGCCAATCGCACCCGGTGATCTCGACTTGCTGTTGGGCGTCTTCGATCGCAACTTCACGCGAACGAACGACTTCCGCGGCTCGCTTCGGTCCGCGATCTGTGCTGCCTTTCTCTCCCCCAAGCACTTGTTCGCGTCCAATGCAGCCACCGCCCGGAAGCCGGGAACGCCGCTGTCGCCCCACGACTTGGCGACTCGTCTCAGCCTGTTTCTCTGGTCTTCGACGCCAGACTCCGAATTGATCGCTGCGGCGGATCGGGGCGAGCTGCGCGACACTGTCGTCCTCGAACGGCAAGTCAATCGGCTTCTCGATCACACGTACGCCTCGGAGTTGAGTGCCAATTTCACGTCCCAGTGGTTGCACCTGTACAACATCGGTCTGAATGCGCCCGACCAAGATCTGTACAACTACGACGAGTCTCTGCAGCGGGCGATGGTTCATGAACCACTCCGCTTTTTCCACGAGGTACTGCGAACCGATGGCAGCATCAGGCTGTTTCTCGACAGCGATTGGGTGATGGTCAACGGCCGGCTGGCAGAGTTCTACAAAGCCAAGTTCACCGGCAAGGAAACCAGGAAGCCCTTTTCCTCCTGGCGCAAGATGCCGGTCGCCGGACAGTATGTCCCGAATTTCGGCGTGCGAGGGGGGCTGCTCGGGCAGGCCAGCATCCTCAAGTTGACCTCGGGAAGTATCCGCACCTCGATCGTCAGCCGGGGCATGTTCATCCTGGAAAACATCCTCGACGATCCGCCGCCACCGCCGCCGGAGAACGTGGGAGAGATCGCGAATGCCGTGGCGGACCTGGACCAGAAAAGCATCCGCGAGCAACTTGAGATCCATCGCCGCCGCGCGACCTGCAACGTCTGTCATGAGAAGATCGATCCCCTCGGGTTCGCCTTGGAAAATTACGGTGCGATCGGGCAGTGGCGAACGACCGAGACGGATGGCATGAAGCCACTCCTTGTCGAAGAGGTCGTTACATCGCCGGACGGAAAAGTCGAAGTCAAGACGAAGAAATTCGACCGGAAGGGTCATCCGGTCGATACGAAGGGCGTCGTCATGGGCGTGCCGGTCGATGGTCCACGGGAGCTGCGCGCGTTGCTCCTGACCAAGGACGATGTGTTCGCGCGTTGTCTGGTGAGCAAGTTGATGGTTTACGGACTGGGCCGCAGTCTTCGTCATCAGGACCAGGCGGTCATCGACCAAATCGTCGCCAAAGCGGCGAAAAACGACTATCGGTTGCGGGAAATCATCGAGCTGATCGTGCTCAGCGACAGCTTCAGAAACTACTGA
- a CDS encoding WD40 repeat domain-containing protein, translating into MADGKVTKSDKSYIVTDGEKRGPLTMSRVRFHPAGRHVLAACADRRLALWDLDGEPVKEKNREGVPGKLVCPHELGWIRGFDVHPRGEAIATGGSDRRWRLWKWDGEGPTESPVGDIAAHDGWVEGVAFSPDGARLATVGADRQLKLWDAARLTPIKAVSAHSGIPRDLSFSRDGKWIVTGGEDGVAIVWNAMTLEEVRRIETGQTSDQQGQHPSLGGIIRLALSHDDRWLVLAFARLSHVYELATGMAIGEFKQFGADVATGNTSPLLAVGSSNNMTLQTYDSGQFKPQSAEWKKNPNGKLTPPSLPPFPGREIAPIKRSDFAFGVAFSSDDKRLATGSANGSVEVWNVE; encoded by the coding sequence ATGGCTGACGGGAAAGTCACGAAAAGTGACAAGTCATACATCGTTACCGACGGAGAGAAACGCGGTCCGCTGACGATGTCGCGCGTCAGGTTTCATCCGGCGGGGCGGCATGTGTTGGCGGCCTGTGCCGATCGTCGGCTGGCGCTTTGGGACCTCGATGGCGAGCCGGTCAAGGAGAAAAACCGCGAGGGCGTGCCGGGGAAACTCGTCTGCCCGCACGAACTCGGCTGGATTCGCGGGTTCGATGTGCATCCACGTGGGGAGGCGATCGCCACCGGCGGTAGCGATCGCCGGTGGCGGCTGTGGAAATGGGACGGCGAAGGACCGACCGAGTCGCCGGTCGGCGATATCGCGGCTCACGACGGCTGGGTGGAAGGCGTCGCTTTCTCACCCGACGGAGCGCGGCTGGCCACTGTGGGTGCGGACCGGCAGTTGAAGCTCTGGGACGCGGCTCGATTGACGCCGATCAAAGCGGTGTCAGCGCACTCGGGCATTCCGCGCGATCTCTCGTTTTCTCGCGATGGGAAGTGGATCGTGACAGGCGGCGAAGATGGCGTGGCGATCGTTTGGAATGCCATGACATTGGAGGAAGTTCGCCGCATCGAAACTGGTCAGACAAGCGACCAGCAAGGGCAGCACCCGAGCCTGGGCGGAATCATTCGGCTGGCGTTGTCGCACGACGATCGTTGGCTGGTGCTGGCGTTTGCTCGCCTGAGCCATGTCTACGAACTCGCGACGGGTATGGCGATCGGCGAGTTCAAGCAATTCGGCGCGGACGTAGCCACAGGCAACACAAGTCCGCTGCTGGCGGTCGGCAGTTCGAACAATATGACGTTACAAACCTACGATTCGGGTCAGTTTAAGCCACAGTCGGCCGAGTGGAAAAAGAACCCCAACGGAAAACTCACGCCGCCGTCGCTGCCGCCATTTCCGGGCCGGGAGATCGCCCCGATCAAGCGTTCGGATTTTGCCTTCGGCGTGGCGTTTTCGTCCGATGACAAGCGGCTCGCCACGGGCTCGGCGAACGGGAGCGTGGAGGTGTGGAATGTTGAGTGA
- a CDS encoding WD40 repeat domain-containing protein, translating into MQRQVFIARLMLALYVTLACATARADDAADQPRLLHTLRGHERWVLSVAFSPDGRWLVSGADDQTLRLWNLMTGDAARTLQRFGSAVTAVDFHPDGKCIAVGTYAGELQLLAAPSGKLLRKFDGHKDSVTAIRFDPTGKYLASGSADDTLVVWDTNDAAALLRFEQGNEYDVTALAFSPNGRQIVSGDGENELKIWSTENGEELRTLRGHAETVTAVGFSPSGKLIVSASWDDTLKLWNADTGDELQTLRGHMADVTTVLFTPDGTRIVSAGEDKTVRIWDSHRFKLLTTLEGHRDCVMCIAVSPNSRSLASGSKEEIRVWKLK; encoded by the coding sequence ATGCAGAGACAAGTTTTCATAGCGCGACTGATGCTCGCACTCTACGTCACTCTGGCCTGTGCGACCGCGCGAGCCGACGACGCAGCGGACCAACCACGCTTGCTCCACACGCTGCGCGGCCACGAGCGTTGGGTCTTGTCGGTCGCATTCAGTCCCGATGGTCGCTGGCTTGTTTCCGGGGCCGACGATCAAACGCTTCGGCTGTGGAATCTCATGACCGGCGACGCTGCTCGCACGTTGCAACGCTTTGGCAGTGCCGTGACTGCGGTCGACTTCCATCCCGACGGCAAGTGTATTGCGGTGGGAACCTACGCGGGCGAGTTGCAATTGCTCGCAGCGCCTAGCGGCAAGCTGCTACGGAAGTTCGACGGCCACAAGGATTCAGTCACCGCGATCCGATTCGATCCCACTGGCAAATACCTTGCCTCCGGCAGCGCCGACGACACCCTGGTCGTGTGGGACACGAACGATGCCGCCGCGTTGCTCCGATTCGAGCAAGGTAACGAGTATGACGTTACCGCGCTCGCATTCAGTCCCAACGGCCGCCAAATCGTAAGTGGCGACGGCGAAAACGAACTGAAAATCTGGAGCACGGAGAACGGCGAAGAGCTTCGGACATTACGCGGTCATGCCGAGACCGTAACCGCCGTGGGATTTAGTCCGTCCGGAAAACTCATCGTCTCCGCGAGTTGGGACGACACGCTGAAACTCTGGAACGCCGACACGGGCGACGAACTGCAAACGCTGCGCGGCCACATGGCGGACGTCACGACGGTCCTGTTCACGCCCGACGGCACTCGCATCGTGTCGGCCGGCGAAGACAAGACGGTTCGCATTTGGGATTCCCATCGTTTTAAGCTACTGACGACGCTCGAGGGCCACCGCGACTGCGTGATGTGCATAGCCGTCAGCCCCAACAGCCGCTCGCTCGCATCCGGCAGTAAAGAGGAAATTCGAGTCTGGAAACTGAAATAA
- a CDS encoding DUF1549 domain-containing protein: MLSELISLGPRTLVVMFLCSLGSSQLAADERNTVSRLIDAEISSRLVQDKITPAPRADDITLLRRLYLDTLGRLPTVAETEAFLADSTPDKPQRLIDTLLVHPEMPVYWRKIIDGWLNGYLGRDNRGVGYPEYLDFLERSLAANKPWDQLVRQLLLPNPTDADQKGATYFIANRLNRSKEENLDHFATSVASGLFGVQMQCAKCHDHPFVDEWKQAHYYGIAAFFTRLERKPEQGLPFSERPDGEVKYLTKSKEERLADAMFFDSVVLDDATSPAKDGKKPPRDGPPANRRELLTKHALSPDSPYFKRSLVNRVWKQLLGRGLVEPVDQIHSANPASHPRLLDGLADDFAAHRFDLRRLLAGILHSETYQRASRLPGDDARPPAELYAIANLKPLSGDQLAWSLATSTGFIDQILLKWGKELKPAPEKGTLNPALRVRWEKEAEYDAIVEKFVASGDSFQANVSQALFLTFNPAVVKILQPAPNKPLAPNLADRLLAESDAKRRIELAYLAILARRPTAEEIADSSMYMESAGDLKSAVSDLVWALLNSPEFRFVH; the protein is encoded by the coding sequence ATGTTGAGTGAGTTGATTTCCCTTGGGCCAAGAACCCTTGTCGTCATGTTCCTCTGTTCGCTCGGCAGCAGCCAGTTGGCTGCGGACGAGAGGAACACCGTCAGCCGATTGATCGACGCCGAAATCTCCTCCCGGCTTGTCCAGGACAAAATCACGCCTGCTCCCCGCGCCGACGACATCACGCTGCTCCGCCGGCTGTATCTCGATACGCTCGGCCGGTTGCCGACCGTTGCCGAAACTGAAGCCTTCCTCGCGGACTCGACTCCAGACAAACCACAGCGGCTGATCGACACGCTGTTGGTCCATCCCGAAATGCCGGTCTACTGGCGCAAGATTATTGACGGCTGGCTAAACGGCTATCTGGGGCGTGACAACCGTGGCGTTGGCTACCCGGAATACCTCGACTTTCTGGAGCGTTCGCTGGCGGCCAACAAGCCCTGGGATCAACTCGTTCGCCAGTTGTTGCTCCCCAACCCTACCGACGCGGATCAGAAAGGAGCGACGTACTTCATTGCCAACCGCCTGAACCGCAGTAAGGAAGAAAACCTCGACCACTTCGCGACCTCCGTCGCCAGTGGTCTGTTCGGGGTCCAAATGCAATGTGCGAAATGTCATGACCACCCGTTTGTGGACGAGTGGAAGCAGGCCCACTATTACGGGATCGCGGCGTTTTTCACTCGCCTCGAACGGAAGCCCGAACAGGGCCTTCCGTTCAGCGAGCGGCCGGACGGCGAGGTCAAATACCTCACGAAGAGCAAGGAAGAAAGACTCGCCGACGCCATGTTCTTTGACAGCGTGGTGCTGGACGACGCCACTTCGCCCGCAAAGGACGGCAAGAAGCCGCCCCGCGACGGTCCGCCCGCCAATCGTCGCGAGTTGCTCACTAAACACGCGTTGTCTCCCGACAGTCCATATTTCAAACGGTCCCTCGTAAACCGTGTTTGGAAGCAGTTGCTCGGCCGCGGCCTCGTCGAGCCGGTCGATCAAATTCACTCGGCGAACCCGGCCTCGCATCCACGATTGCTCGACGGATTGGCCGACGATTTTGCCGCGCACCGCTTCGATCTGCGGCGGCTGTTGGCGGGCATCCTGCACAGCGAAACCTATCAGAGAGCCAGCCGCCTGCCAGGCGACGACGCGCGTCCGCCCGCCGAGCTTTACGCGATCGCCAACTTGAAGCCATTGTCGGGCGATCAACTCGCCTGGTCACTGGCCACCTCAACGGGCTTCATCGATCAGATTCTGCTGAAGTGGGGCAAGGAACTGAAACCAGCTCCAGAGAAAGGGACACTCAACCCGGCATTGCGCGTGCGGTGGGAGAAGGAAGCCGAATACGACGCGATCGTGGAAAAATTCGTCGCGTCCGGTGATTCGTTTCAAGCAAACGTATCCCAAGCCCTGTTCCTGACCTTCAATCCGGCTGTGGTGAAAATCCTCCAGCCGGCCCCAAACAAGCCGCTGGCGCCTAATCTTGCCGACCGCCTGCTGGCGGAGTCCGACGCCAAACGCCGAATCGAATTGGCTTATCTCGCTATCCTGGCCCGACGCCCGACCGCCGAGGAAATCGCCGACAGCTCGATGTACATGGAGTCCGCTGGCGATCTGAAGTCCGCCGTCAGTGATCTTGTGTGGGCGCTATTGAACAGCCCCGAATTCCGCTTCGTGCATTGA
- a CDS encoding DUF1592 domain-containing protein: protein MLRGFVLILLVAPSALLADDLDTVRPLLAKYCQRCHGAEEQQAQVRFDRLAGFDSSTEHLWTSVHEVLIGGEMPPKGETQPTAEDRQRIQSWIIDQAARHKAVMAGSQRRLNRRELSTALQDLVGLPIDFAAGLPEDAKVDGFDTGATALQDAADSVNQWLEVTRRAVDSIRFLEPARDRRISVDFREHEFTDYFKFVETSFKDSGIFTRSKGLFCKKGVGLYLPTQWTGDSGNSFLAFPAPADKRAALKMTMRVFARRPMAGLPLPMLWVKVGGSYIDYRPIGEEPQTLVYAVRMEDCLIEGSALKVMLQSFVEVPYAVEGFENDDRTKPEDNLPGGIGVYRPAFDRKVLRTPDVQPVPSIVIESIEVDYDHRAVWPLSSREETKDDEASARRLIALWLEHAWRRPASVDEQAKFFALYRQLRGKEVSFDEALRAAFQSVLMGGPFRYLASPADANSVVAQHAIASRLSFMLVGSPPDRELRELAAAGKLRDPKVLDAQVDRLLADPRSDAFFRPFVTQWLNLNQPVTLTMSSLKKQDFRFGRHLKESMKEESIQYVARLFDDNRHARELITSDWTMMNDILAVHYGYPAIDGGKLRKVMLHPREDDPRGGGVLGHAGIQSMLCWMGDNWMIYRGSWALTHILDDPPPAPPLEVPELLPFDKANQGKSFRELLVQHQADSKCSVCHKKMDPLGFAFQNFDLSGRWRNVEHERYHRAELDGKIEWRGEGKARPVDTAGHLPRGEKFASFQECKELLARNYLEDIVRGLLKKLTLYGTGRPADVLDLVTIRAIVREQADKEYPMRNLLKALVRSRVFLESASR, encoded by the coding sequence ATGCTCCGTGGATTTGTGTTGATCTTACTCGTCGCGCCGAGTGCGTTGTTGGCCGACGACCTCGATACCGTTCGGCCGCTGCTGGCCAAGTATTGCCAGCGGTGCCACGGCGCGGAAGAGCAGCAGGCGCAGGTTCGCTTCGATCGGCTCGCCGGGTTTGACAGTTCCACCGAACACCTGTGGACCTCGGTTCATGAAGTATTGATCGGCGGCGAGATGCCGCCCAAGGGCGAAACGCAACCGACGGCTGAAGATAGACAACGTATTCAGTCGTGGATCATCGACCAAGCGGCTCGTCACAAGGCCGTGATGGCCGGATCGCAACGGCGGTTGAATCGTCGTGAATTGTCCACGGCACTACAGGATTTGGTCGGCTTGCCGATCGACTTTGCGGCGGGGTTGCCGGAAGACGCGAAGGTGGACGGCTTCGACACCGGCGCGACGGCGCTTCAAGATGCGGCGGATTCCGTGAACCAGTGGCTGGAAGTGACGCGCCGGGCCGTCGACAGCATTCGCTTTTTGGAGCCGGCACGCGACCGCAGAATCAGCGTCGACTTCCGCGAGCACGAGTTCACCGATTACTTTAAATTCGTCGAAACGAGTTTCAAAGACTCGGGCATCTTCACGCGATCGAAGGGGTTGTTTTGCAAGAAGGGAGTCGGACTTTACTTGCCGACGCAATGGACGGGCGATTCCGGCAATTCGTTTCTTGCGTTCCCCGCGCCGGCGGATAAGCGAGCGGCGTTGAAGATGACGATGCGTGTTTTCGCTCGGCGGCCCATGGCCGGCCTGCCGCTGCCGATGTTGTGGGTAAAAGTCGGCGGCAGCTACATCGACTACCGGCCGATCGGCGAGGAGCCGCAGACGCTAGTCTACGCCGTGCGGATGGAAGACTGTTTGATCGAAGGCAGCGCGCTCAAGGTGATGCTGCAATCGTTTGTCGAAGTTCCCTACGCGGTCGAAGGTTTCGAGAACGATGACCGCACGAAGCCCGAGGACAACCTCCCCGGCGGCATCGGCGTCTATCGACCGGCCTTTGACCGCAAGGTTCTCCGAACGCCCGACGTGCAGCCGGTGCCGTCGATCGTCATCGAATCGATCGAAGTCGATTACGATCACCGCGCGGTCTGGCCCCTGTCGTCCCGCGAGGAGACTAAGGACGACGAGGCGAGTGCTCGGCGGCTGATCGCGCTTTGGCTGGAACATGCGTGGCGACGGCCGGCGTCCGTCGACGAACAGGCGAAATTCTTTGCCCTCTACAGGCAGCTTCGTGGGAAAGAGGTCTCGTTCGACGAAGCTCTGCGAGCCGCCTTTCAATCGGTGTTGATGGGCGGGCCTTTCCGCTACCTGGCTTCGCCGGCCGACGCGAATTCAGTCGTGGCTCAGCACGCCATCGCGTCGCGCTTGAGCTTCATGCTCGTCGGCTCGCCGCCGGATCGCGAGCTGCGTGAACTGGCCGCCGCCGGGAAGCTTCGCGATCCGAAAGTACTGGACGCTCAAGTTGACCGTCTGTTGGCCGATCCGCGGAGCGACGCTTTCTTTCGTCCCTTCGTGACGCAGTGGCTGAATTTGAATCAACCAGTCACACTGACAATGTCGAGTTTGAAGAAGCAGGATTTCAGGTTTGGCCGGCACCTCAAGGAGTCAATGAAAGAAGAATCGATTCAGTACGTCGCCCGGCTGTTTGACGACAATCGGCATGCGCGGGAGTTGATCACGAGCGACTGGACGATGATGAACGACATCCTGGCCGTTCACTATGGCTATCCGGCGATCGACGGCGGCAAGCTGCGGAAGGTCATGCTGCATCCCCGCGAGGACGACCCGCGCGGTGGCGGAGTGCTGGGGCACGCAGGCATTCAGTCGATGCTGTGTTGGATGGGGGACAACTGGATGATCTATCGCGGCTCGTGGGCGCTGACTCATATCCTCGACGATCCGCCTCCCGCACCACCGCTGGAAGTGCCCGAGTTGCTGCCGTTCGACAAGGCGAATCAAGGCAAGAGCTTCCGAGAGCTACTCGTCCAGCATCAAGCGGACAGCAAATGTTCGGTGTGTCACAAGAAGATGGACCCGCTGGGCTTCGCGTTTCAGAACTTCGACCTGAGCGGCCGCTGGCGGAACGTCGAACACGAGCGATATCACCGAGCGGAACTGGACGGCAAAATCGAGTGGCGCGGCGAAGGCAAGGCGCGGCCGGTGGACACGGCGGGCCATCTGCCGCGGGGCGAGAAGTTCGCCAGTTTTCAGGAATGCAAGGAGTTGCTCGCCAGGAATTATCTTGAAGACATCGTGCGGGGCCTGCTTAAGAAACTCACGCTGTACGGCACGGGCCGCCCGGCCGACGTGCTCGATCTGGTGACGATTCGGGCCATCGTAAGAGAACAAGCCGACAAGGAATACCCGATGCGGAATTTGCTGAAGGCTTTAGTGCGATCCAGGGTGTTCTTGGAAAGCGCCTCAAGGTAG
- a CDS encoding DUF1552 domain-containing protein produces MNYKSTHITRRTVLGGLGASIALPWLEIMSGKTLAATQGQRDPGRLACFYIPGCINHYNWFPEDTGFDYTISPSHQPLAHHRQRFSVLSSLSHIEGRISGHPHPYNFLTGHNINITPGVMTNTVSMDQVAAQYIGPTYLPSLALSWTSGVGAATLSRNALGVDIPATSDYRSVFENLFPPADSSHLKQAQARIALNRSILDTAVSDVNDLKRRLGHTDQQRMEQYLSSIREVEKRLDDRDAILKKGRPQFDEASVRIEPKSKTSMREHIDLMMDLIALSFQTDMTRVVTQTLGGEAGPTYDEYKDWSKATGAPTRGVHDYHHKGSGNRGVDNPDTKLIGLRDRMYCECLSRLMDKLAAIEASDGTLLDHTVLLLGGSQISSHSGGSFPLLLAGGNKLGFRHGQHLKWKGNERSASDLYLTILQQLRCPVKSFKESKGPLSELLV; encoded by the coding sequence GTGAATTACAAATCAACCCACATCACCCGCCGCACCGTCCTCGGTGGCCTGGGCGCGAGTATCGCTTTGCCCTGGCTGGAAATCATGTCCGGCAAGACGCTGGCCGCCACTCAGGGCCAACGCGATCCGGGGCGACTGGCGTGCTTCTATATTCCCGGCTGCATCAACCACTACAACTGGTTCCCGGAGGACACCGGATTCGACTACACGATCTCGCCATCACATCAACCCCTGGCCCATCATCGCCAGCGGTTCTCGGTGCTCAGCAGCCTCTCGCACATCGAAGGCCGGATCAGCGGGCATCCTCACCCGTACAACTTCCTCACCGGGCATAACATCAACATCACGCCCGGCGTGATGACCAATACGGTGTCGATGGACCAAGTCGCTGCCCAGTACATCGGCCCGACCTACCTGCCGTCGCTCGCTCTGTCGTGGACTTCGGGCGTCGGGGCTGCGACGCTGTCGCGCAACGCCCTCGGCGTCGACATCCCGGCCACCAGCGACTACAGGTCCGTGTTCGAGAACCTCTTCCCGCCCGCCGACTCGTCGCACCTCAAACAGGCCCAGGCCCGCATCGCCTTGAATCGCAGCATCCTCGACACGGCGGTCAGCGACGTGAACGACCTGAAACGTCGGCTCGGCCACACCGACCAGCAGCGGATGGAACAGTACCTGTCGTCGATCCGCGAAGTCGAAAAGCGGCTCGACGACCGCGACGCGATCCTAAAGAAAGGGCGGCCGCAATTCGACGAAGCGAGCGTGCGGATCGAGCCGAAAAGCAAAACGAGTATGCGGGAGCATATCGACTTGATGATGGACCTCATCGCGTTGTCGTTCCAGACCGACATGACCCGTGTGGTCACGCAGACTCTCGGCGGCGAGGCCGGCCCGACGTACGACGAATACAAGGACTGGTCGAAGGCCACCGGAGCGCCGACCCGAGGCGTTCACGACTACCACCACAAAGGCTCCGGCAACCGCGGAGTGGACAACCCGGATACGAAACTGATCGGCCTCCGCGACCGCATGTACTGCGAGTGCCTATCGCGGCTGATGGACAAGCTGGCCGCAATCGAAGCCAGTGACGGCACGTTGCTCGACCACACGGTTCTGCTGCTTGGCGGTTCGCAGATCAGTAGCCATTCCGGCGGCAGTTTCCCGCTGCTGTTGGCGGGCGGCAACAAGCTCGGTTTCCGCCATGGCCAGCATCTCAAGTGGAAGGGAAACGAACGCTCGGCGTCGGACCTGTACCTGACGATCCTGCAGCAATTGCGCTGCCCGGTGAAGTCGTTCAAGGAAAGCAAAGGCCCGCTCAGCGAGCTGCTGGTTTGA